One genomic segment of Leptospira kirschneri serovar Cynopteri str. 3522 CT includes these proteins:
- a CDS encoding PilZ domain-containing protein has protein sequence MSGNPDKQPRSHRYHPGVYADYIIQIEFGLITLHAKIGNISETGICLILNGEDLNMTESVYGSVIEKKSGKRLEFEGDIIWAEEETIDDKIRFVYGLKFREPLILTESLVLINLSLQDP, from the coding sequence ATGTCCGGCAATCCAGACAAACAACCCAGAAGTCATAGATACCATCCCGGAGTTTACGCGGACTATATCATACAAATTGAATTTGGTTTAATCACTCTTCATGCAAAAATAGGAAATATTTCCGAAACCGGAATTTGTCTGATTTTAAACGGAGAAGATTTGAATATGACTGAATCGGTTTACGGTTCGGTTATCGAAAAAAAATCCGGAAAACGTCTCGAATTTGAAGGTGACATTATATGGGCCGAAGAAGAAACGATCGACGATAAGATACGATTTGTCTACGGTCTTAAATTTAGAGAACCTCTCATTTTGACCGAATCCCTGGTTTTGATCAATCTTTCCTTACAGGATCCGTGA